A genomic region of Bactrocera dorsalis isolate Fly_Bdor chromosome 3, ASM2337382v1, whole genome shotgun sequence contains the following coding sequences:
- the LOC105233826 gene encoding uncharacterized protein LOC105233826, whose amino-acid sequence MSTTHQLLLTTLLTALLYRTTAAQSWDRAYIKDYILPMMPFVQPQEIAWFISEQLSKAIYVDIEEFIVEFDVELKLTQTVLTHRNDRPFIATEMKKTILSIVFTSGPDDNIMDAHDYALGSRHNTFSFIIMLKRITDFGVVVRFLQDLRRRKFQNPMLYYVSVDGRNQIYGYTVFPHFEIVDRANYLDQLSGDYTRFLAGGLDTMGYQICTPLRQDLPGVFHAPDASGKVTSWQGSSFSLLRLFTDYINATLVSYEMPKDRLGGNVIDMKAAMDLLRHDEITFLAHAYALFYEDDIISLSYPIGVVRWCLMVPIWNSVTTIFYPLEPFDELTWLCIVVVFGALLLMQTLCCLLQGTHELATRLSDGILHSFCLSTGISAPSLIAAPNALDFFIFTTFFFYGFFLTANYTSLLGSILTVTSFRAQFNTMDDLIAANLSVLIIDYELEFLYSGGLALPSNFSRLIQPVDVATFIKYQYSFNTNYAYFVTEEKWHFLDLQQQYLKPGFFKFSNICFGTFFLAFPMQRDSLFYRSLEYYTFRMHSSGLMDHYERTAFDYAVHAGLVKRLAQNAEYTSAGMQHLVVVFLMLLTMYAVSLLVFLLERLSHRLMVGTIPPNSALLSRLRPQSVLKNSL is encoded by the coding sequence ATGTCTACAACACATCAGCTACTGCTCACCACACTGCTGACGGCGTTACTTTACCGCACCACGGCAGCGCAAAGCTGGGATCGCGCGTACATTAAAGACTACATTTTGCCAATGATGCCGTTCGTACAACCACAGGAAATCGCTTGGTTTATTAGTGAACAATTGAGCAAGGCGATTTACGTTGATATAGAGGAATTTATAGTGGAATTCGACGTCGAACTCAAGCTGACGCAGACGGTATTGACGCACCGCAACGACAGGCCGTTCATCGCAACGGAAATGAAGAAAACTATATTGTCTATAGTTTTTACGAGTGGTCCCGACGATAACATCATGGACGCACACGATTACGCGCTAGGCAGTCGTCACAACACTTTCAGTTTTATCATTATGCTGAAGAGGATAACAGATTTTGGCGTTGTAGTGCGATTTTTGCAAGATCTTCGTCGTCGTAAATTTCAAAACCCCATGTTGTATTATGTCAGCGTTGATGGACGTAATCAAATTTACGGTTATACTGTATTTCCGCATTTTGAAATTGTGGATCGTGCCAATTACCTTGATCAATTATCAGGCGATTATACGCGCTTCTTAGCGGGCGGTTTGGATACTATGGGTTATCAAATATGTACGCCACTGCGACAGGATTTACCAGGCGTATTTCATGCGCCAGACGCATCCGGCAAAGTAACCAGTTGGCAGGGTAGCTCCTTCAGTTTGCTCAGACTCTTTACGGACTATATTAATGCGACGTTGGTGAGCTATGAAATGCCAAAAGATCGTTTGGGTGGCAATGTCATCGACATGAAGGCCGCCATGGATTTGTTACGTCACGATGAGATTACTTTTCTAGCGCACGCTTATGCCTTATTCTATGAAGACGACATCATTAGCTTGAGCTATCCCATTGGTGTGGTGCGTTGGTGTCTCATGGTGCCAATTTGGAATAGTGTTACCACCATATTTTATCCTTTGGAACCGTTCGATGAGCTCACTTGGTTGTGTATTGTGGTGGTTTTCGGTGCCTTGCTGCTGATGCAAACCTTATGTTGTCTACTGCAGGGCACACATGAGTTGGCGACGCGTTTAAGTGATGGCATTTTGCACAGTTTCTGCTTGAGTACGGGCATAAGCGCGCCCAGCTTGATAGCAGCACCGAACGCTTTggattttttcatattcaccACATTTTTCTTCTACGGTTTCTTTCTCACCGCCAACTATACCTCATTGTTGGGCAGCATACTAACGGTCACTTCGTTTCGCGCGCAATTCAACACAATGGATGATCTTATAGCCGCTAATCTTTCTGTGTTGATAATCGATTATGAATTGGAGTTTCTGTATTCCGGTGGTCTGGCGCTGCCCTCGAACTTCTCACGTCTCATCCAACCGGTGGATGTGGCAACATTCATAAAATATCAATACAGCTTCAACACGAACTATGCGTACTTTGTGACCGAGGAGAAGTGGCACTTTCTCGATTTGCAGCAACAGTATCTAAAGCCGGGCTTCTTCAAGTTTAGCAACATTTGCTTTGGTACATTTTTTCTTGCCTTTCCCATGCAACGTGATTCGCTCTTCTATCGCAGTTTGGAGTACTATACGTTTCGCATGCATTCTTCGGGCTTGATGGATCACTACGAGCGCACTGCCTTCGATTATGCGGTACATGCAGGTCTCGTGAAGCGTTTGGCACAAAACGCGGAGTACACTTCGGCCGGCATGCAACATTTGGTCGTCGTATTTCTCATGCTCCTTACAATGTATGCTGTGAGTTTACTGGTGTTTTTGCTGGAGCGTTTAAGTCACAGACTCATGGTCGGCACAATTCCACCAAACAGCGCTCTGCTCTCTCGTCTGAGACCGCAGagtgtattaaaaaatagtCTTTAG
- the LOC125777249 gene encoding uncharacterized protein LOC125777249: MKLNNAELRVFWLSLVCFSTLQPAQTWDVEYILSILCKLGKTFQMQEIIWYVSESLDATNSVDVQELIISLDQCLGFTQTVITNNTDIRLIKSENRKNGLNIVFCTATDDPILQVYDRTALGRHMYFGLMIMVNIVEDFSVAEQLLLALHKHNFINTMLYYYSNNRTNELFAYSLYPEYHLENRSNFLEYVTETFKKVVAGGVDMLGYKLYTPLRQDLPHVFSYKNSTGQTNWRGSAYNLLKLFTDYGNASLIKYEMPKDHLGGNVIDMKAALDLIRDKKVDILTHAYALFKEDDELGKSYPLMVVRWCLMVPIWNSVTTMYYPLEPFDDLVWFIIVGVFFALVSVKCLWCCWQSTHQLARHLSDTVLECFCLSIGIGTPNYFGAPTVLDFLIFTTIYFYGFFLTANYTSLLGSIFTVTLFRAQINTMDDLIETNISVMIIDYELEFLLSEGDELSANFSRLLLPVDPATFAQHQVQLNTSFAYFITEEKWNFLAIQQKYLKRRLFKFTDICFGSYHLAYPLQPDSFLYRNLEYFIYRLHSSGMLGHYQSTAFDYAVHARLLRRLADNTEFTSAGMQHLLVIFLMLLTMCCISFCVFVGELINVRLWKGRSHWRQ, from the coding sequence ATGAAATTGAATAACGCTGAACTGCGTGTGTTTTGGCTTAGCTTGGTCTGCTTCAGCACATTGCAGCCGGCGCAAACTTGGGATGTGGAATATATTCTAAGTATACTGTGCAAACTGGGTAAGACCTTTCAAATGCAAGAGATCATTTGGTACGTGAGCGAAAGCTTAGATGCAACGAATAGCGTCGACGTACAAGAGCTCATCATATCGTTGGATCAATGTTTGGGCTTTACACAGACGGTGATAACCAACAATACCGATATACGCTTAATAAAATCGGAAAATAGGAAAAACGGACTGAACATAGTCTTCTGTACCGCAACAGATGATCCAATTTTACAAGTCTATGATCGTACAGCACTCGGGCGTCACATGTATTTCGGCTTAATGATAATGGTGAATATTGTGGAGGACTTTAGCGTGGCGGAGCAGCTATTGCTAGCGCTGCATAAGCATAATTTCATAAATACTATGTTATATTACTACAGCAATAACCGAACCAATGAGCTCTTTGCCTACTCCTTATATCCGGAGTATCACTTAGAAAATCGCTCCAACTTTTTGGAATATGTAACAGAAACTTTTAAGAAAGTGGTGGCTGGTGGTGTGGATATGCTAGGCTATAAGTTATACACACCACTGCGACAGGATTTACCACATGTCTTCAGTTATAAGAATAGTACAGGACAAACCAACTGGCGTGGTTCAGCTTATAATTTGTTGAAGTTGTTTACGGACTACGGCAATGCCTCCTTAATAAAGTATGAAATGCCGAAAGATCATCTCGGTGGCAATGTAATTGATATGAAGGCGGCGCTGGATCTCATACGCGACAAGAAAGTGGATATATTGACACACGCTTATGCTTTATTCAAAGAGGATGACGAGCTTGGTAAGAGTTATCCGTTGATGGTGGTGCGTTGGTGTCTCATGGTGCCCATTTGGAATAGCGTCACAACGATGTACTATCCACTGGAGCCTTTCGATGATCTTGTTTGGTTTATTATTGTTGGCGTCTTTTTTGCATTGGTGAGTGTCAAGTGTTTGTGGTGCTGTTGGCAGAGCACCCATCAGTTGGCCAGACATTTAAGCGATACCGTTTTGGAATGTTTCTGCTTGAGTATTGGCATTGGTACGCCGAACTATTTCGGCGCACCGACTGTGTTGGATTTCCTAATTTTCACCACCATCTACTTTTATGGTTTCTTTCTCACCGCCAACTACACCTCATTGTTGGGCAGCATCTTTACCGTAACTTTATTTCGCGCACAAATTAACACCATGGATGACCTGATAGAGACGAATATATCCGTAATGATTATCGATTACGAATTGGAATTTCTACTCTCCGAAGGTGATGAATTATCAGCGAACTTCTCACGTTTGTTACTGCCAGTAGACCCGGCCACTTTCGCTCAACATCAAGTGCAGTTGAATACAAGTTTTGCCTATTTTATTACGGAGGAGAAGTGGAATTTTCTGGCAATACAGCAAAAATATCTGAAACGGCGTCTCTTCAAGTTCACCGACATCTGCTTTGGTTCCTACCATTTAGCCTATCCACTGCAACCGGATTCGTTTTTGTATCGCAATCTCGAGTATTTTATCTATCGTTTGCATTCGTCGGGTATGTTGGGTCACTATCAGAGCACAGCCTTCGATTATGCGGTGCATGCGAGACTTTTGCGACGTTTGGCGGACAATACGGAGTTCACGTCGGCTGGCATGCAACACTTGCTTGTAATCTTTTTAATGCTGCTGACTATGTGTTGtataagtttttgtgttttcgtCGGAGAGCTAATAAATGTTCGATTGTGGAAGGGCCGCTCACATTGGCGTCAGTGA
- the LOC125777246 gene encoding uncharacterized protein LOC125777246 — MVKMQELIWYVSERLDTANSVGVQELIITVGECLGLTQTVISNRTDLRLTQTSLRKESINVVFCTAPDDPILHVHDLMLLGRHKRFSLLIMVNMVDDFQVAEQVLLGLFKCNFENVLLYYYSSNRTNELFGYLYYPQFHYINFTNVFQSISNGLHKHLSGGVDLQGYKLYTPLGQSLPHVFSYKNRRSQTIWCGPGYELLKLFANYCNATFVSYEMPKDRLGGNVIDMKAALDLVRHKKVDVLAHAYALYNTDDKLGKSYPLMVVRWCLMVPLWNSISTMYYPIQPFDELVWLGIIFTFVALLLIRCLWCCWLGTNLSDSVLEAICMSIGLSAPGGIVTPSVLNFFSFACIFFYGFFLTANYTSLLGSILAVTIFHEQINTMDDLIASNISVMIIDYELEFLLSDGAELSANFSRLLLPVDPATFNQHQLQLNISFAYFITEEKWQILNAQQQGLKQHIFKLSDICFGSYHLSYPVQPNWPLYRNLAYYIYRIHSSGLFDHFMSTAFDYAVHAGIVKRMADSPEFKTAGMQHLFVVFSMLLVMLTASALIFVVELVTYRLSRRRGIAVQ, encoded by the coding sequence ATGGTAAAAATGCAAGAGCTCATTTGGTACGTGAGCGAGCGCTTGGATACGGCGAACAGTGTTGGCGTGCAGGAGCTCATAATAACGGTGGGCGAGTGCTTGGGTCTCACGCAGACGGTCATTAGCAATCGCACCGATCTACGCTTAACACAGACGAGCCTAAGGAAGGAGTCAATAAATGTGGTCTTTTGCACCGCACCGGATGATCCCATATTGCATGTACACGATCTTATGCTACTAGGACGTCACAAGCGCTTCAGCCTACTCATTATGGTGAATATGGTGGATGACTTTCAGGTCGCAGAGCAAGTGTTGTTAGGCTTGTTTAAGTGTAATTTCGAAAACGTTTTACTATATTACTACAGCAGCAACCGGACCAACGAGCTTTTTGGCTATCTTTACTATCCGCAGTTTCATTATATAAATTTCACAAACGTTTTCCAGTCGATAAGTAACGGGTTACATAAGCATTTAAGTGGTGGCGTAGACTTACAGGGCTACAAATTATATACACCGTTGGGTCAGAGTCTACCACATGTTTTCAGTTATAAGAATAGACGTTCACAAACCATCTGGTGTGGTCCAGGCTATGAACTGTTGAAGTTATTTGCGAACTACTGTAATGCCACTTTCGTAAGCTACGAAATGCCGAAAGATCGTCTGGGCGGCAATGTAATCGATATGAAGGCGGCGCTGGATCTCGTACGTCACAAAAAAGTGGATGTATTGGCACACGCTTATGCTTTATACAACACGGACGACAAGCTAGGCAAGAGTTACCCGCTCATGGTGGTGCGTTGGTGTCTCATGGTGCCTCTTTGGAATAGCATCTCAACTATGTACTACCCAATACAACCATTCGACGAACTGGTGTGGCTTggcattatttttacatttgtagCGCTACTGCTGATAAGATGTCTCTGGTGCTGTTGGCTGGGCACCAATTTGAGCGACAGTGTTTTGGAGGCTATCTGCATGAGTATTGGCTTATCTGCGCCGGGTGGTATTGTCACGCCCTCGGTGTTAAATTTCTTCAGTTTCGCCTGTATTTTCTTCTATGGTTTCTTTCTGACTGCCAATTACACTTCTTTGTTGGGCAGCATACTTGCGGTCACCATATTTCATGAACAAATCAACACTATGGATGATCTGATAGCGTCGAATATATCCGTGATGATTATCGATTATGAGCTAGAATTTCTACTCTCCGACGGAGCTGAATTGTCAGCGAACTTCTCACGTTTGTTACTGCCAGTAGATCCGGCCACTTTTAACCAACATCAATTGCAGTTGAATATAAGTTTTGCCTATTTTATTACCGAGGAGAAGTGGCAGATTTTGAACGCACAGCAACAGGGTCTCAAACAACATATCTTCAAGCTCTCCGACATTTGTTTTGGTTCCTACCATTTAAGTTATCCAGTGCAGCCGAATTGGCCTTTGTATCGTAATCTCGCATATTATATCTATCGCATACATTCTTCGGGTCTGTTCGATCACTTCATGAGCACAGCCTTCGATTATGCGGTGCATGCGGGAATCGTTAAACGTATGGCAGACTCTCCGGAGTTCAAAACGGCTGGCATGCAACACTTGTTTGTTGTGTTTTCAATGCTTTTAGTCATGCTGACCGCTAGCGCTCTGATTTTCGTTGTAGAGCTGGTGACTTACAGACTAAGCAGACGTCGTGGAATTGCAGTCCAGTAA
- the LOC125777248 gene encoding uncharacterized protein LOC125777248 has translation MREIIWYVSESIDATNSVDIQELIISLDQCLGFTQTVITNNTNIRLKNSEVRHHGLSVVFYTATDDPILQVHERTAHGRHIYFGVVIMVNIVEDFSVAEQLLLGLHKRNFVSTMLYYYSSNRTNELFAYSLYPEYHLENRSNFFEYVTQTFKRLSVGGVNMLGYKLYTPLRQDLPHVFSYKNSTGQTNWRGSAYNLLKLFTDYGNASLIKYEMPKDHLGGNVVDMKAALDLIRDKKVDILAHAYALFKEDDELGKSFPLMVVRWCLMVPIWNNVTRMYYPLEPFDDLVWFIIVGVFFALVSVKCLWCCWQSTHQLARQLSDTILECFCLSIGIGTPNYFGAPTVLDFLIFTTIYFYGFFLTANYTSLLGSIFTVTLFRAQINTMDDLIETNISVMIIDYELEFLLSEGDELPANFSRLLLPVDPATFAQHQVQLNTSFAYFVTEEKWNFLALQQKYLKRRLFKFTDICFGSYHLAYPLQPDSFLYRNLEYFIYRLHSSGMLGHYQSTAFDYAVHARLLRRLTDNAEFTSAGMQHLLVIFLMLLTMCCISFCVFVERLINVRLWKGRSHGRQ, from the coding sequence ATGCGAGAGATCATTTGGTACGTGAGCGAAAGCATAGATGCAACGAATAGCGTCGACATACAAGAGCTCATCATATCGTTGGATCAATGTTTGGGCTTTACACAGACGGTGATAACCAACAATACCAATATACGCTTAAAAAACTCGGAAGTTAGGCATCATGGACTGAGCGTAGTCTTCTATACCGCAACGGATGATCCAATTTTACAAGTCCATGAACGTACAGCACACGGACGTCACATATATTTCGGCGTGGTGATAATGGTGAATATTGTGGAGGACTTTAGCGTGGCGGAGCAGCTACTGCTAGGGCTGCATAAGCGTAATTTCGTAAGTACTATGTTATATTACTACAGCAGCAATCGAACCAATGAGCTCTTTGCTTACTCATTGTATCCGGAATATCACTTAGAAAATCGCTCCAACTTTTTCGAATATGTAACGCAAACTTTTAAGAGACTGTCGGTTGGTGGCGTGAATATGCTAGGCTATAAGTTATACACACCACTGCGACAGGATTTACCACATGTCTTCAGTTATAAGAATAGTACAGGACAAACCAACTGGCGTGGTTCAGCTTATAACTTGTTGAAGTTGTTTACGGACTACGGCAATGCCTCCTTAATAAAGTATGAAATGCCAAAAGATCATCTGGGTGGCAATGTAGTTGATATGAAGGCGGCGCTGGATCTCATACGCGACAAGAAAGTGGATATATTGGCACACGCTTATGCTCTGTTCAAAGAAGATGACGAGCTTGGTAAGAGTTTTCCGTTGATGGTGGTGCGTTGGTGTCTCATGGTGCCCATTTGGAATAACGTCACAAGAATGTACTATCCACTGGAGCCTTTCGATGATCTTGTTTGGTTTATTATTGTTGGCGTCTTTTTTGCATTGGTAAGTGTCAAGTGTTTGTGGTGCTGTTGGCAGAGCACCCATCAGTTGGCTAGACAGTTAAGCGATACCATTTTGGAATGTTTCTGCTTGAGTATTGGCATTGGTACGCCGAACTATTTCGGCGCACCGACTGTGTTGGATTTCCTAATTTTCACCACCATCTACTTTTATGGTTTCTTTCTCACCGCCAACTACACCTCATTGTTGGGCAGCATTTTTACCGTAACTTTATTTCGTGCACAAATTAACACCATGGATGACCTGATAGAGACGAATATTTCCGTAATGATTATCGATTATGAGCTGGAATTTCTACTCTCCGAAGGTGATGAATTACCAGCGAATTTCTCACGTTTGTTACTGCCAGTAGACCCGGCCACTTTCGCTCAACATCAAGTGCAGTTGAATACAAGTTTTGCCTATTTTGTTACGGAGGAGAAGTGGAATTTTCTGGCACTACAGCAGAAATATCTGAAACGGCGTCTCTTCAAGTTCACTGACATCTGCTTTGGTTCCTACCATTTAGCCTATCCACTGCAGCCCGATTCGTTTTTGTATCGCAATCTGGAGTATTTTATCTATCGTTTGCATTCGTCGGGTATGTTGGGTCACTATCAGAGCACAGCCTTCGATTATGCGGTGCATGCGAGACTTTTGCGGCGTTTGACGGACAATGCGGAGTTCACGTCGGCTGGCATGCAACACTTGCTAGTAATCTTTTTGATGCTGCTGACTATGTGTTGTATTAGTTTTTGTGTTTTCGTCGAAAGGCTAATAAATGTTCGATTGTGGAAGGGCCGCTCACATGGGCGTCAGTGA
- the LOC105233825 gene encoding LOW QUALITY PROTEIN: uncharacterized protein LOC105233825 (The sequence of the model RefSeq protein was modified relative to this genomic sequence to represent the inferred CDS: substituted 1 base at 1 genomic stop codon) — protein MPLEVKTILRTPFYDDVPRAYVRNGENISDSTLFGPYAQTIWNFANRHQMFLEINRDLSENYSETYERIHNGEYNLAMNGATLVNHVKLNVQFSYPLYWVKNCIMVPLEDELPKYWYIVWPFGRYIYSCLLFGIFYIAILMRYIEYPTNATKPTRSITRNILHSSAIIMFSSNMNVQLKNAHIRVLFFYMLLFVFGFILAAYHAPYLTAYNMKPVFVPPINTVDDLLNANINVLITLSDFAEIKHNSVEHILALSRLLRELPXQEFQDVLDKLNRNYAYVVTEDQWNFLNRQQRILIQPYFHLSKICFGTVFKAIPMQRDAVWFETLNLFILIVRESGLWGQWEERAFNEAVRAKYAQIFTDTYPVESLNLRFFTIAWIVLASGLLLSSLVFAIEYYIYKHYSVKPVEYQRFVY, from the coding sequence ATGCCTTTAGAGGTAAAAACAATATTGCGTACACCCTTCTACGATGACGTGCCACGTGCCTACGTACGCAACGGTGAAAATATCAGCGATTCTACGCTCTTTGGACCGTACGCGCAGACCATTTGGAATTTTGCCAATCGGCATCAAATGTTTTTGGAAATCAATCGCGATTTAAGTGAAAACTACTCGGAGACCTACGAACGCATACATAACGGCGAGTATAACCTGGCGATGAATGGCGCAACGCTGGTCAATCATGTGAAGCTTAATGTACAATTTAGTTATCCACTTTATTGGGTGAAGAACTGTATAATGGTGCCGCTGGAGGATGAGTTGCCCAAGTATTGGTATATCGTATGGCCTTTCGGACGCTACATCTATTCGTGTCTACTTTTTGGCATCTTCTACATAGCTATACTTATGCGTTACATCGAATATCCGACCAATGCCACGAAGCCCACGCGTTCAATCACACGTAATATACTGCACAGCAGCGCAATCATAATGTTTAGCTCGAATATGAATGTACAGCTGAAGAATGCACACATACGCGTACTCTTCTTCTACATGTTACTTTTCGTATTCGGCTTTATATTGGCCGCCTATCATGCGCCCTACTTGACCGCCTATAATATGAAGCCCGTCTTTGTGCCGCCCATTAACACGGTCGACGATCTACTGAACGCTAATATTAATGTGCTAATCACATTGAGTGACTTTGCGGAGATTAAGCATAATAGTGTTGAGCACATACTCGCGCTGTCGCGTCTACTGCGTGAGCTGCCATGACAGGAGTTTCAGGATGTCTTAGACAAATTGAATCGCAATTACGCTTATGTGGTAACAGAGGATCAATGGAATTTTCTAAATCGCCAACAACGCATACTCATACAGCCATATTTTCATCTCTCAAAGATCTGTTTCGGCACTGTCTTCAAGGCTATACCAATGCAACGCGATGCCGTTTGGTTTGAGACGctcaatttattcattttaattgtaCGCGAATCGGGTCTTTGGGGTCAATGGGAGGAGCGCGCATTCAATGAAGCTGTACGTGCTAAATATGCACAAATATTTACCGACACCTATCCGGTAGAATCTTTAAATTTGCGTTTCTTTACAATTGCGTGGATCGTCTTGGCTTCAGGGCTGCTCTTAAGCTCATTGGTATTCGCCATCGAATATTACATCTATAAACATTACAGCGTCAAACCGGTGGAATACCAACGCTTCGTGTATTAG
- the LOC105233827 gene encoding uncharacterized protein LOC105233827 has product MLTPLATLLLCTLPLGACNNTNSVGTSFDAVLGRTLRYHHIANVAIFVGDKDDHQTARDAILDSLERQLPAPRYIFTAADMSGPPGNTLRHHIANDALSVVLCATSADRIWRVVDQRLRKLRRTKLIVVATSMSLEPLNIFVKLWQLQFLHVVLLYNNTVYRYTPFPQIHVYEVHNRSADLFPPAPTNLQGYTLSTPAENDLPRIFFVRQQRDNATKIRGFAYQIFVNFVRRMNMTLRISNPNQVHDITSSVNMSTIVQEIAKQQLEISMHPYTSIREHQGIMSYPIFKLECCLIVPVQNEIPRCFYPVRPLKLGSWLVIFAAVVYISVTLAWTSPCVPREAPFLTKLSRTFLESIAQVVFLPSTYPSHQPSMRYLLVYLQLALFGFLLTSWYNNLLSSFFTTVLVGEQLDTFESLIEAQLPILTKFHEIDMVLQQVPPELVLKVKQLIVGSNSSVQMAHLLNFNNSYAYPVTEERWTFLSLQEQYANKPINRFSKICLGSPCIGYPMRLDSHLEEPLTRFILDVQMAGLDFYWLRSDFKDALLAGYVKLVNNVFPFKALDLYTLYVAWVVLIAGLSIASFVFLLEICGVCGRKASRRRERSKQWFSGLNRVDEEGIRINKESSLKL; this is encoded by the coding sequence ATGTTGACGCCGTTGGCTACGCTACTGCTCTGCACTTTGCCGTTAGGCGCTTGCAACAACACCAACTCGGTTGGCACAAGTTTCGACGCGGTGTTAGGGCGCACTTTACGGTACCATCACATAGCGAATGTGGCAATATTTGTTGGCGACAAAGATGACCACCAGACTGCGCGCGACGCTATACTTGACAGCTTGGAAAGACAACTGCCGGCGCCGCGTTATATCTTCACTGCCGCTGACATGTCCGGGCCGCCCGGCAATACGTTGCGTCATCACATAGCGAACGATGCGCTCAGCGTTGTGTTATGCGCCACGTCCGCGGATCGCATTTGGCGCGTAGTCGATCAGCGTTTGCGTAAGCTACGACGCACAAAACTCATTGTAGTGGCGACGAGTATGTCACTTGAGCCATTGAATATTTTCGTCAAACTCTGGCAATTACAATTCTTACATGTCGTGCTGCTGTACAACAATACCGTTTACCGTTACACGCCATTTCCGCAGATACATGTGTATGAAGTGCATAATCGCAGCGCCGATCTCTTTCCACCAGCGCCGACCAATCTGCAAGGCTACACGCTCTCCACGCCCGCCGAGAACGATTTGCCGCGCATATTCTTTGTGCGTCAACAGCGTGATAATGCGACCAAGATACGTGGTTTTGCCTATCAGATTTTTGTGAATTTCGTGCGTCGCATGAATATGACGCTGCGCATCAGTAATCCCAATCAGGTGCATGACATTACGAGCAGCGTCAATATGAGCACTATAGTGCAAGAAATTGCGAAACAGCAATTGGAGATATCCATGCATCCGTATACGAGCATTCGTGAGCATCAGGGCATCATGAGTTATCCGATCTTCAAGTTGGAGTGTTGTCTCATTGTGCCGGTACAGAATGAGATACCGCGTTGCTTTTATCCCGTGCGTCCGCTAAAATTAGGTAGTTGGCTGGTGATATTCGCCGCTGTGGTCTATATCTCAGTGACGTTGGCGTGGACAAGTCCGTGTGTGCCGCGTGAAGCGCCATTTCTAACTAAACTCTCGCGCACTTTTCTCGAGAGCATAGCTCAAGTGGTCTTTTTGCCGTCGACCTATCCGAGTCATCAGCCATCGATGCGCTATTTGTTGGTGTACCTACAGTTGGCGCTTTTCGGTTTTCTGCTCACCAGTTGGTATAATAATTTGCTTAGCAGCTTCTTCACTACCGTGCTTGTGGGCGAACAATTGGACACCTTCGAATCGTTGATCGAGGCACAGCTACCCATACTAACTAAATTCCATGAGATCGATATGGTGTTGCAGCAAGTGCCGCCGGAGCTGGTACTGAAAGTGAAGCAATTAATTGTCGGCTCGAATTCGAGCGTGCAAATGGCGCATCTACTTAATTTTAACAACTCCTACGCCTATCCAGTCACTGAGGAGCGTTGGACTTTTCTGTCACTACAGGAACAGTATGCAAATAAGCCGATCAATCGGTTTTCGAAAATCTGTTTGGGTAGCCCATGTATAGGTTATCCGATGCGTCTGGATTCACATCTAGAGGAACCGCTAACACGCTTTATATTGGACGTGCAGATGGCTGGCTTGGATTTTTACTGGTTGCGGTCGGACTTTAAAGATGCTCTGCTAGCTGGCTACGTGAAGCTGGTCAATAATGTGTTTCCCTTTAAGGCCTTAGACTTGTATACGCTCTACGTAGCTTGGGTTGTGCTGATTGCTGGGCTGAGTATAGCGTCCTTTGTGTTTCTATTGGAGATATGTGGCGTTTGCGGCAGAAAAGCTTCGAGGAGAAGGGAACGAAGTAAGCAGTGGTTTAGTGGATTGAACCGCGTTGACGAAGAGGGCATAAGAATAAATAAGGAAAGTAGcctaaaattatag